The genomic region ACGTTGTAAATTCAAAGTCATCGATTTTTTTGTTTTTCCCTCTAAAACTCCTATTTAATGTATTGTAAAACGTATTACTTACAAATTTACTAGGTTTACTTGCATCCATAAATCCACACATAAATTTAGATACTAAATAACTGCCATATACATTTGTTTTACTCCCAATACCAATTCCTGACAATATGAGACCGTCTATAGAATCACCATAAACTTCAGAATATTTAAGTGACAAATATGCCCCCATACTATGTCCTATTAAAAATACTCTTTCATCCTTAAATTTACATTTAATAAATGAATTAATTGCCTTTAAATCTTTAACCATAACAGAAAAAATATTTTCTTCAACATTTGAGGTAAAGTACTCTTTACCTTCATTATACTTTCCATGTCCTCTATGATCGTGTATGACAACAATATAGGAATTATTAACCAAAACTTCTATTATTTCTTTATATGATCCACTGTGTTCTCCTTTACCGTGAGAAATCTGTATAATTCCCCTAGTTCTATTTGTGTATTCTCCATAAATATAGACATCTAAATAAAAGTTATCAAAACATCTAACTTTAATATTTTCCTTTTTTATAATAACCCTCTCCTACAAAACTAAATCTTTGTATTTATAATATTTATTTTTTAATATTTCTATAGATCTTCTAAAAAAGTCCTTATCACTTACATCAATATTAAATATTTCTCCTAAATCCTCTAAATTATTCTTCCCAGACTTACTAAGTAATTCTTCATATTTTACATGAAAATCATTACTATTATTCAAATAACAATCATAAATTCCAAGTGAAAAAAGTAATCCAAAAGCATATGGATAATTATAAAAATTATAATTAAAATCATAATAATGAGATTTATAAATCCATGCTTCCTTAAAATATTCATGATGCATTGAATCCCCGTAAGCTTCTTTTTGAGCATTTAGCATAATAGAATTCAAATTATCTGAAGTTAAAAATTCATTTTCACATCTCTCAAATACATCTCTTTCAAATAAAAATCTACTATATATATCAACAATTACTTGGGTAGCACTATTTAGTTCATATTCTAAAATAATAATTTTTTCTCTCTCATCTACACTATTAAATGCCTTATCACAAATTAGAGTTTCAAAAAAAATGGATGCTGTTTCGGCAATTGTCATAGGGTAATCTGTATTTAATATTCTCTCATTTTTAATAAGTTCTCCATGATAAGCATGTCCAAGCTCATGAGCAAGTGTAAATATAGAATCATATGAATTATTAAAATTCAATAAAATCCTACTCTCCTTAATAGAGTTAATATTTGAACAAAATGCGCCTCCAACCTTTCCTTCATAAATATCGGAGTCTATCCAATTATTATCAAAAGCATTCTTTACAAAATCACCAACCCTAGTAGAAAAATCATAAAAATTCCTTATTAAAAAATCCCTCGCATAAGAAAAGTCTATCTTATTTTTAGATTCAAGAGTCTGAACAAATAAATCACTATAATAAATCTTATTATGTTTATCTCCAATAATCCTTCCCTTAAGTTTAAGAAAATCTCTAAATAGTGGTAAACTCTCACGCATAACACTAATTAACGAATCAAAAGTTTTTTCAGAAATTCTATTATCCCTCAAAGATTTACTCAAAGGTGAATCATATCCCCTTTTTTTATTATCATATATAACACTTTTCTTAATGTTATTTAATGCAAACGATATTGGATCCTCCATATACCTATACAACTTTTTTTCTGCCTTTAATGCTTCAAATCTTAAACTCCTATTTGAATTTTCAAGCATAGCCCTACATTCTGTGAGAGGTATCTCTCTAATACAACCATCTATATTAAGTTCAACTTTATATTTAGATATCAATGTATCTTGAAGTGTAGAATAAGATATTGCACCATAATTTAAAAGAGATACCATAGTCTCCTCTACTTCATCTGATAATAAATATTTTGAATTATCAATAAGTTCTCGTATCAAAAAAGAATATTCAACTAACATATCGCTTTTATTCAGTATAGATAAAACATTATCACTAGTTGACAATACCTTAGTTATTATAAAATCTATTAAAGCTACATCAACATAAATATTTTTTAACACACAGTCATTATCCATAGCCTCTTTATTATTAGAATCACATGCCATATTTAAGAATACAAAAGATGATAGTTTCGTAAATAAAATATAAATTTCATCATATTCTGAAAATATATTCTCAAGAATGCTTATAATCTCGTCATCTTTTTTACATTTAAGGCTAATCCCTTTAAACCTCTTAAATCTCTCAATGCTTTTCTTAAGAAATAATAAATCACTTTTAAACTTGTCTGAAGAAAATCCTCCATATATACTGTCTAAATTCCACTTCATAAAATTATTACTCCTATTTCTCATTATAATTAATTATGTATTTAATAATCATATTAAGACTTCCATCACCATTTCTTTTAACCTCAAATCTATTTATATCATAAAAAGAATCCTTATTAATATAAAGATCTATGTCCTTATCTATTTTCAATCTGATTCTCTCATATTTTTTTAATACATAATTCTTATCAATCTTAATTTCTCCATCTATTCCATTATCCTCTGTAAAATCAATGAAACTCTCAAGACTACTCTTATCATCTTTAAAAATATCTATAGCTAAAGAATTTATATTTAAAATATCTCCATTTGATATTTTCTCCTTAAATAACTCCCTAATTCCAAATGCTTTATCTGCATCATCCTTTATATTTTTACGTGTCCATTTTTCCGTAAAATAAATTAAATCCTTAGTCTTTGAAAAATTAGAATATATCCTCTCACAATTTAAAAATTCATCCTTAAAATAAGTTCTCTCTTTTGTAACACTTGTAGATGACTTATCCAAAAAAAATAAATTAAAATTATCATCTGAATCTCTTAAGAAAATACACGCTTTATTCACTCTCTGAGATACACTTGGGAGAGTAATATATTGAGGAATTATATCTATCTTCATTTTATCATCAACATAATCAATCTTGTGTATATAATTTTTCATATAATCTAATTTTATCATACATAAGGCATTGCCAAACTCAGTTTTAAGCTTTAAAAATAAAAGATCACAAGAAATACCCCCACCATGCTCAACTAAAATATTAAAAAATTTCTCTGATATATCCTTTGATACCTCAATTAAACTAAATTCTTCTCTTAAAAATCTATAAACACCTAATATAAATTCAGGTTCCTTGCAAAATTGTCCCAAATCAAGCTCATCATCTTTTAAAATTTTTTCCATATGCTTTGTTAAAAATAAATTTATCTCTTCATTCGACAAATTTAAATAATTTTCATTTAAAATTGGATAATCACAGTTCACATCAAGAACATGTATTATTCCCTCTTCTATTTTAAATTCTTTAATTTTCAAATACCCATCCTCCAAGATTAAAACAATAAAATTAAGTTTAGATCATTTTACAATAAAATTTTTTCAAATTAAAGGACACTATAAAAATAGTCAAAAAACAAAAAAGAGCCAATAAATACGACTCATTATAATTCTAAATCCTTGTTGACTCTCTTTCTAATATATCACACTTTATTTGCATTTTACTTATACTATTTCCACTTACTATACTTTTAAGAGTAAAATATGACTTAACACCAAGTTCAAATTTATCATAATTAACAGTAGACAAAGATGGATTTAAACAATTAAAAATAAAATTATTATCAAATCCTATTATAGAAATATCTTCAGGAACCTTATATCTTTCTCTCGTCAATATATTTAAAATTCTATATGCTGTAAAATCATTATCTGCACATATAGCATTAACATGAATATTTTTTACAAACTCCACTATTTGTGAATCAAATTCTTCACTAGAAACATTTAAAACATTTTTAGGGTTATAATTTATCCCAAAAGAAGTCAATGCTGCAATATATCCTACAAGCTTATCTTGATAAATATAATCATTACCTTTTATATTAACAAAACTTATATCCTTATACCCTCTATCAATAAAATACTTTACAACTTTACTCATACCATCTATCATATCAATGCCAACATATCCTATGTTCTGTTTATCAATATTAAGATAACTATTTGCCATAACAAGAGGATAAGATAGTTTAAGTATAGACTTTCTTATAGAATCTGAAATATTATTTAACACCAATAGTGCTCCTGATAAATTATTAGATCTCATAATAGAATCTATACATATTTTTTTAGCACTACTTTTCAAATAAATTATTGACGTAGTATTTCCATCTTTAATAGCTTCACTATTAAATCCCTGTATTATATCATAATTTAAAATTTTGTTATATTCATCACAATTTTGATCAACAATAATACCAAATTTTAAATTAAGTTTATTAGATATAGATTTTTTAATATATCCAAGTTCATTTGCAACTTCGATAACTTTTTCTCTAGTTTTTTGACTTATATCTGTTCCACCATTGAGGGCTTTAGAAACAGAACTTATAGATATTCCTAAACTATCCGATATATCCTTAATCGTTACCATATTTTCACCCCTTAAAAATCTAAATTTATCAACATGCATTATAGATTTTTTCGTAAACAATCTTAAATTCTTTATAAATTTTACAAAAAATAACCAAATTTTTTATTATACTACATAATGTTGACAACTTAAAAAAAATTCCTATATACTTAGCTTAATTTAAGATTTAAGCATATATATATAAAATTTTTATTTAAAGGATGGTATACAATGAGTACAGGATACTCTATTAAAATAGATAAGGATTCCCAAAAATTTTGGGAAAATCAAAAAATAGCTGAATTCAATTTAACAGATGATAAAGAAAAATTATATATTCTTGAAATGTTCTCATATCCATCAGGAAGTAATTTACATGCTGGACATTGGTTTAATTTTGGGCTAGTAGACTCTTATGCACGATATAAAAAAATGAATGGATTCAATGTATTTCAACCAATGGGATTCGATGCTTTTGGCCTCCCTGCGGAAAACTATGCTATAAAAACTGGGATACACCCTAAAGATTCTACAATGAAAAATATAGATAACATGAGACTACAGCTTAGAAATATGGGAGCAATATTTAATTTTGAAAATGAAATAATTACATGCACACCTGAATACTACAAATGGACTCAATGGATATTTCTAAAACTGTATGAAAACAATTTAGCCTACAGAAAAAATGCTCCTGTTAATTTTTGCCCTTCTTGTAATACAGTTCTAGCAAATGAACAAGTTATAGATAATTCCTGTGAAAGATGCTCGACTGAAATCAAAAAGAAAAACTTAACTCAGTGGTTCTTTAAAATAACTGACTATGCTAATGAACTAGTAGACAAATTAGATTCATTAGATTGGCCAAACAAAACAAAATCAATGCAAAAAAACTGGATTGGAAGGTCATTTGGAACTATAGTTAATTTTTCTATCGAGAATTCCATTAAAACATTTGATATATTTACTACAAGGGTCGATACTCTTATGGGAGTTTCTTACGTAGTTTTAGCTCCTGAGCACAACTTAGTTTTGGAAATAACTACTGAATGTAATATAAATAAAGTTAAAAATTACATAGAAGAATCATCTAAACAATCAGAAATAGATAGAATAAGTTCATCTAAAGAAAAAACGGGAGTATTTACTGGATCTTATGCAATTCACCCAATATCAGGTAATAAAATTCCTATTTGGGTTTCGGATTACGTTATAGCAACCTACGGAACTGGAGCTGTTATGGCAGTTCCAGCACATGATGAAAGAGA from Candidatus Arthromitus sp. SFB-mouse-Japan harbors:
- a CDS encoding M3 family oligoendopeptidase, with the protein product MKWNLDSIYGGFSSDKFKSDLLFLKKSIERFKRFKGISLKCKKDDEIISILENIFSEYDEIYILFTKLSSFVFLNMACDSNNKEAMDNDCVLKNIYVDVALIDFIITKVLSTSDNVLSILNKSDMLVEYSFLIRELIDNSKYLLSDEVEETMVSLLNYGAISYSTLQDTLISKYKVELNIDGCIREIPLTECRAMLENSNRSLRFEALKAEKKLYRYMEDPISFALNNIKKSVIYDNKKRGYDSPLSKSLRDNRISEKTFDSLISVMRESLPLFRDFLKLKGRIIGDKHNKIYYSDLFVQTLESKNKIDFSYARDFLIRNFYDFSTRVGDFVKNAFDNNWIDSDIYEGKVGGAFCSNINSIKESRILLNFNNSYDSIFTLAHELGHAYHGELIKNERILNTDYPMTIAETASIFFETLICDKAFNSVDEREKIIILEYELNSATQVIVDIYSRFLFERDVFERCENEFLTSDNLNSIMLNAQKEAYGDSMHHEYFKEAWIYKSHYYDFNYNFYNYPYAFGLLFSLGIYDCYLNNSNDFHVKYEELLSKSGKNNLEDLGEIFNIDVSDKDFFRRSIEILKNKYYKYKDLVL
- a CDS encoding nucleoid-associated protein, with translation MKIKEFKIEEGIIHVLDVNCDYPILNENYLNLSNEEINLFLTKHMEKILKDDELDLGQFCKEPEFILGVYRFLREEFSLIEVSKDISEKFFNILVEHGGGISCDLLFLKLKTEFGNALCMIKLDYMKNYIHKIDYVDDKMKIDIIPQYITLPSVSQRVNKACIFLRDSDDNFNLFFLDKSSTSVTKERTYFKDEFLNCERIYSNFSKTKDLIYFTEKWTRKNIKDDADKAFGIRELFKEKISNGDILNINSLAIDIFKDDKSSLESFIDFTEDNGIDGEIKIDKNYVLKKYERIRLKIDKDIDLYINKDSFYDINRFEVKRNGDGSLNMIIKYIINYNEK
- a CDS encoding LacI family DNA-binding transcriptional regulator — protein: MVTIKDISDSLGISISSVSKALNGGTDISQKTREKVIEVANELGYIKKSISNKLNLKFGIIVDQNCDEYNKILNYDIIQGFNSEAIKDGNTTSIIYLKSSAKKICIDSIMRSNNLSGALLVLNNISDSIRKSILKLSYPLVMANSYLNIDKQNIGYVGIDMIDGMSKVVKYFIDRGYKDISFVNIKGNDYIYQDKLVGYIAALTSFGINYNPKNVLNVSSEEFDSQIVEFVKNIHVNAICADNDFTAYRILNILTRERYKVPEDISIIGFDNNFIFNCLNPSLSTVNYDKFELGVKSYFTLKSIVSGNSISKMQIKCDILERESTRI
- a CDS encoding alpha/beta fold hydrolase, producing the protein MIKKENIKVRCFDNFYLDVYIYGEYTNRTRGIIQISHGKGEHSGSYKEIIEVLVNNSYIVVIHDHRGHGKYNEGKEYFTSNVEENIFSVMVKDLKAINSFIKCKFKDERVFLIGHSMGAYLSLKYSEVYGDSIDGLILSGIGIGSKTNVYGSYLVSKFMCGFMDASKPSKFVSNTFYNTLNRSFRGKNKKIDDFEFTTSNKEVIDNYNKDSLRIKKYTLKFYHDLFSGIKSTLSTKSLGGIPKSLNILLLTGSLDPVCSFNKGSNKLSKSLTDIGIYVEHIIYDGARHEIFVEDVKYDAFNDILIFLSNLELGDN